One Lysobacter enzymogenes DNA segment encodes these proteins:
- a CDS encoding PD-(D/E)XK nuclease family protein gives MATYSSDVMLDFNSHDLSEQLTALIDAAMERDAATRPAREYLGASSLGEECSRRLQFQFFDAAKDCGRHFPGRLLRVFQRGHQMEDWMADWLRVAGFDLRTHDEAGQQFGFETAGGRVRGHIDGVIVGGPDGFRYPMLWENKAVGTKTYRELQRKRLALSRPVYATQIALYQAYLGLHEHPALFTAICADDMSIYAERVVFDRGLAQRASDRAVEILRACDAAELLPRISTTPTHQTCRGCAWQDRCWTLSIPTTHH, from the coding sequence TTGGCCACCTATTCGAGCGACGTCATGCTTGATTTCAACTCGCACGACCTGTCGGAGCAGCTGACGGCGTTGATCGACGCCGCGATGGAGCGCGACGCCGCCACGCGGCCCGCGCGTGAATACCTAGGCGCTTCCAGCCTGGGAGAGGAGTGCAGCCGCCGCCTGCAGTTCCAGTTCTTCGACGCGGCCAAGGATTGTGGACGCCACTTCCCGGGCCGACTGTTGCGCGTCTTCCAGCGCGGCCACCAGATGGAAGATTGGATGGCCGACTGGCTGCGTGTGGCCGGCTTCGACCTGCGGACCCACGATGAGGCCGGCCAGCAGTTCGGGTTCGAGACGGCGGGCGGCCGAGTGCGCGGTCATATCGACGGCGTCATCGTCGGTGGCCCTGACGGCTTCCGCTATCCCATGTTGTGGGAGAACAAGGCCGTCGGCACGAAGACCTACCGCGAACTGCAACGCAAACGGCTGGCGTTGAGCCGGCCGGTGTACGCCACCCAGATCGCGCTGTATCAGGCCTATCTCGGGCTGCACGAACATCCGGCGCTGTTTACCGCTATTTGCGCCGACGACATGTCGATCTACGCGGAGCGCGTGGTCTTCGATCGCGGCCTGGCCCAGCGCGCGTCCGATCGCGCCGTCGAAATCTTGCGTGCCTGCGACGCCGCCGAACTTCTCCCCCGAATCAGCACGACACCGACCCACCAAACGTGTCGTGGCTGCGCCTGGCAGGACCGCTGCTGGACCTTGTCCATCCCCACCACCCACCACTAA